One part of the Methylobacterium terrae genome encodes these proteins:
- a CDS encoding DUF418 domain-containing protein, whose amino-acid sequence MDGRGAADPARPADLSERLPALDALRGLALLGVLAINLEGEFRVSIFRQFLPGPPEAGLDRWIDAVLLTFVDMKAFALFPLLFGVGLAIQVERGAGRPRRTVLLLRRLLVLLGFGLVHLVLIWNGDILTAYAVAGLAVLPLLFGPTWLMGAACAACLAVFALQSLLPPLLPPIVAFPDRAWLVRQVADADRVYATGGFFEILDFRIREIAGFLPLHAFVLPRTLGLFLLGALAWRAGLVRRAARFAAGLWGFAALAAGTGVVLTLATAARSYSGWPSLGRFEAVGASVGTILLALGYAAAILAAGTTRTGRRGLAWAEPVGRMAFTNYIVQSLVLGVVFYGYGLGLFGRLGLTAGLGIVLALYAVQVVGSRLWLRRFRHGPLEWLWRVLAYGRALPLRRA is encoded by the coding sequence GTGGACGGTCGAGGCGCTGCCGACCCCGCCCGCCCGGCCGACCTCTCGGAGCGCCTGCCCGCCCTCGACGCCCTGCGCGGCCTCGCGCTCCTGGGCGTTCTCGCGATCAACCTGGAGGGCGAGTTCCGCGTCTCGATCTTCCGGCAGTTCCTGCCCGGTCCGCCGGAGGCCGGCCTCGATCGCTGGATCGACGCCGTCCTCCTGACCTTCGTCGACATGAAGGCCTTCGCGCTGTTCCCCCTGCTCTTCGGCGTCGGGCTGGCGATCCAGGTCGAGCGAGGGGCGGGCCGGCCGCGCCGGACCGTCCTCCTCCTGCGTCGCCTCCTCGTCCTGCTCGGGTTCGGGCTCGTCCACCTCGTCCTGATCTGGAACGGCGACATCCTCACCGCGTACGCGGTCGCGGGGCTGGCCGTCCTGCCGCTCCTGTTCGGGCCGACCTGGCTGATGGGGGCCGCGTGCGCGGCGTGCCTCGCCGTCTTCGCCCTGCAATCTCTCTTGCCACCTCTCTTGCCGCCCATCGTGGCCTTTCCCGACCGCGCCTGGCTGGTCCGGCAGGTCGCGGACGCGGACCGGGTCTACGCGACCGGCGGATTTTTCGAGATCCTGGACTTCCGGATCCGGGAGATCGCCGGCTTCCTGCCCCTGCACGCCTTCGTCCTGCCGCGCACGCTGGGGCTGTTCCTGCTCGGGGCGCTCGCCTGGCGGGCCGGCCTCGTCCGCCGGGCGGCCCGGTTCGCCGCGGGCCTGTGGGGGTTCGCGGCCCTCGCGGCCGGCACCGGCGTGGTCCTGACGCTGGCGACCGCGGCGCGCTCCTATTCCGGCTGGCCGTCCCTCGGCCGGTTCGAGGCCGTGGGTGCGTCCGTCGGGACGATCCTCCTCGCCCTCGGCTACGCCGCCGCGATCCTCGCCGCCGGGACGACGAGGACGGGCCGGCGCGGGCTTGCCTGGGCGGAGCCGGTCGGGCGCATGGCCTTCACCAACTACATCGTGCAGTCGCTGGTGCTCGGCGTCGTCTTCTACGGCTACGGGCTCGGCCTCTTCGGCAGGCTCGGCCTCACCGCCGGCCTCGGGATCGTGCTCGCCCTCTACGCCGTCCAGGTCGTCGGGAGCCGCCTCTGGCTCCGGCGGTTCCGCCACGGCCCGCTGGAGTGGCTGTGGCGGGTCCTCGCCTACGGCCGCGCCCTGCCGCTCCGCCGGGCCTGA